The window tttccgtttagaccttgtcttaatccgagtaacGGTTTAgtatctatggcctcccgaaagtcactacaccctattaacgttgtgctgaaatttctgacctactcgtacttaaaaccatcaccacagtcaaacgaagacgagtttagttctggaaattggtcagtacctaggggactcatatacagagccatggccactggtctcacctcatttcagtttgtatagaggtcgtggcgactgaacgaagtcagcccttatttcaaaccctagtcttgacttaaaactgactttatgttttttatttaatgatgaatgatgatggtacttaaaacctaatttacatacatttaaacctttgggaacgatttactgacttagtaacttttgacttaggttgaggaccttccggaccaaccatttgcttactattcccgtgtatcgacttttactactttccactgtgagttatagcatccctttttactttaactattttgggaactgagaatacatgcgcattttacgttttacatactaggcacgagtacttaaactttatatatgtgtgggttatacaatggcataaactttccccttagctcggtaacatttagtcattggtctttgaaccggtgaacgcgaatcttagatatggatccatagggtttgacatccccactcgggctagtagcgctagcatttaacgggtgtttaatacttcgtaaacatacgcactcgccaagtgtacttttaggggtgataAACATTAAgtaagttaccaagtgcccacggttatacatatacttttcatactgttttgaaacgctgttgaagcactgaaatctcgtagcctaccttacattactgttatactcaaactatagctcaccaacctttgtgttgacgttttaagcatgtttttctcaggtgcttaaggtttgcttgcttccgctgtactagtcatgctttgtagacacccgctgcgcttattagagatgtcactgcatgaaacgtttattttgcattcaaacaatattacttttgaaacgatgtatttgtaacgacccatGGGTcgcgtactattattgcttgctattcatagaagcatacttttggttgttaaacatttgacattggttaagacgtcacctatattcatgaatgcaaacttattttgaaaccgcatatagtatttgaccttgtaatgatcctgttgttgatgattcgtacacgatggttttgtatggggcatcacctGGTCCGCTTAATTGAATTTCCCTTAAGCTCTGCCAGTTTGTAAGTTCCGGTGTTACTGATTCCCACGACCCTGTAGGCTCCTTCCTAATTCGGACCTTCCAGTGTTTTGGGCCCTGCTCGCTTGGTTGTCGCGCCACACAAGGTCTCCCACCTTGTACGTTCTTGCCCTTACGCGCTTATCGTAATACTTGGCAATGCGCTGCTTGTTAGCGGCTTCTCTGATGGCCGCCATCTCTCTGCGCTCTTCTGCGTAGTTCAGGTTAGTGCGCAATCTTTCGTCGTTCTCGCCTTTGCTGTATGACAAGATTCTTTCTGTTGGAACTGTTATCTCCGCTGGGATTACCGCCTCTGAGCCGTACACCAGACTGAATGGTGTCTCTCCTGTGCTGTTCTTGTGCGTCGTTCTGTGCGCCCATAGGACTTTGGGTAACTCATCTACCCATCCGCTGCGCTTCATCCCCAATCTTGCCTTGATGGCGTGCACAATATCTCTGTTGGTGACCTCACATTAACCATTGGCCTGAGGGTACGCAATAGAGGTGAAGCGCTACTTGATATTTAGATCTTGGCACCAGCTACGGAAGGGATTACCTTCAAATTATGTGCCATTATCGCTAACAATCTCGTTAGGCACGCCGAACCTGCACACAATGCT of the Rutidosis leptorrhynchoides isolate AG116_Rl617_1_P2 chromosome 5, CSIRO_AGI_Rlap_v1, whole genome shotgun sequence genome contains:
- the LOC139848790 gene encoding uncharacterized protein, which translates into the protein MYADTAESVRVCQEFQLHAPVSRAPQHPMIPIVSPWPFCKWAIDIVGPFPKGAGNSEYLVVAIDFFTKWVEAKPLRTITSKQVRDFFWESIVCRDIVHAIKARLGMKRSGWVDELPKVLWAHRTTHKNSTGETPFSLVYGSEAVIPAEITVPTERILSYSKGENDERLRTNLNYAEERREMAAIREAANKQRIAKYYDKRVRARTYKVGDLVWRDNQASRAQNTGRSELGRSLQGRGNQ